The nucleotide sequence ATAACCTTAAATTTAAGGTGCTCAGAAATAAGCATAACCGACTGAATAAGCTTGAGATTACGCTGCGAACGCGGCAGCGACTTCACAAACCTATGGTCTATCTTTATAAAGTCGAAGGGGTAGGCAAATAAATAGCTTAATGACGCAAGCCCGCTACCAAAGTTATCCAACACCAAGGTAATGCCAGCACGCTTCAGTTTTTTAATGGCTGGTAAAATATACTGCGAGCGACGATTTAAATCGTTTTCATCAAACTCAAAAACCAACTCGTGTGGCGACACCTCATAGTTTTCCACCAAGGCCACCATCTTGTTCACCATAGAGGCTTGCAACAAGTGGTTTATCGACACATTCACCGCAATACGCCCAGGGGCTTCGCCGCTATCCCGCCAATGCTTAAGAAGTTCGCAGGCTTTACGCAGTTGGAATAAGTCTAAATCTAGCGTTAACCCGCTTTGCTCGGCCACTTGCCTAAACTGCTCTCGGGCAATTTTGCCGTAAGCCGGGTGCGACCAACGAACATACAATTCGTGATACAGCGCAGAATCATCACGCAAATCAATCACAGGCTGCAAGAAATAATCAAACTCTTCTTCTCGTAACGCACGCCTAAATTCGTTTTCCAACTCAAGTTCTTCAATAAGACGATCGCGCATGCTTTTATCAAACATAACAAAACGGCCACGGCCCAAAGTTTTTGCTTGGTACATGGCTGCGTCGGCGTCTCTTAGCACTTCATCAGCGCTACGATAATAAGGCTCAAGATGGGCAATACCAATACTGGCGCCCGAATACATTTCTTTGCCTTCCAGTAAGAAGGGCTCAGAAATGGAGTTAATAATACGTGACGCTACTTCTTCAACGTCAGACACTTCATCGAAGTTATCAAGAAGCACCACAAATTCATCGCCACCCAAGCGGGCAAGCAAATCGTGGCCGCGAATACATAGCGCAATACGCCGTGCAACTTCAATGAGAAACTCATCCCCGGCGTGATGGCCTAGGGTGTCGTTGATGACTTTAAAGCGGTCTAAATCAATAAAGAGCACTGCAAACAAGTTATCGCTATAACGCTGCTTGCTGGCAATGGCTAATTCTAAACGGCTAGTAAACATAGCGCGGTTAGGTAGGTCGGTGAGCGAGTCGTGGTGGGCATCGTGAATTAGCTTTAACTCAATCTCTTTACGTTCTTCAATTTGTTGCTTCAAAAACGTATTGGCTTGGTCAAGCTCGGCGGTGCGCTCTTTAACACGCGCTTCCAGTTCGCTGTTGTAACGCTGAATAGCTTCGGTACTACGCTTACGCTCCATGGTTACCGCAATGTGGTGCGATACAAAACGTAAAAGCTCTAAATCTCTGGCGGTATACTTAGCGTGTTTACCGTAGGTTTGCACCGCAATAATGCCTGATATTTCTCCATCAACGATTAACGGCGAGCCCAACCACGAGTTCGCGCTATTCAGCATGGTTTGCGCCACGCTTACGTCAATCTCTCCGGCCTCTGCTAGCTCTAGTACCCGAGGCGGGTTAATCAGTTCAGCTTGCCCAGTACGCAATACAAATTCCGTTAAGCCAAGGCCAATAGGGCGCGACTCTATGCTTTCATTTTCTTTATCACTGAAATACGGGAATTCAAGGTGCTGCTTATCTTCACTTAGTGTAGAAATGTAGCAGTTAGGAGCGCTTATTAAGCGGGCTAAAATATCGTGCAAGCTGGTATAAAACACCGACATGTCGCCATCAAGGTTCGCTGCCAGCTCCGATATTTCAAACAGGGCTTGCTGTAATGCTTCTACCTTTTGGCGCTCGAGTATTTCTTCTTGTAAATCGTCATTTATTTTACGTAACTGGCGGGTACGGTCGCGAATAGTACGTTCGGTAAGCTCGCGGTTTTTAACTCTATCTACCGTAGTGACAATATGCTGCGAGACAAACAGCAGTACTTCTAAATCTTCTTGGCTATAGTGAATGCCTTCATCGTAGGTTTGTACCACCATGGCGCCAATAACCTGGCTGCCTCGCTTTAACGGCACACCCAATAATTCAAACGGCTGCGAGCCCACTAATTTAATGCCGTGCTCTTTGGCAAATCGCTCTTCTTCTTCACGCTTATAAAACAGGTGTTGGCCGGTACGCAGAATAAAACCTGTCATGCCGTCCATCATATCTTCAGCGGGCAGTTGCTTTACCGCTTGTTCGTCAAACTCATCAACAAAGTAAGCAAAATCTACCAAATTGTTATCTTGCTCGTAAAAGGCAACAAAGAAGTTATCGGCATTCATAAAATCAGCAATGATTTCGTGAATGGCAGAATAAAGACGATTGAGATGGCTAACCGAACTGGCTAATTCAGAAATGTCGAAAAGCGCCTTCTGAACACGTTCAGCGCGCTTATATTTATCGGTGAGTTGTTGAAGCTGCGGTATTAATTCCCGCAGCTCTTCTTCCGTCAACTCATATTGCGTTAAATCTGATGACATTTTGAAGCCGGCTAGAATAAGAATAGGTAATTCTAAGTTGCATTAAACTACCCGATCCATCAGAAAAACGCTACTTTTTCCAACAATTTGTTGTGTAAAGTGTAGAGTTAAATGCCTTCGATCATATATTCAATAGCGGCTTTAATTTCATCGTCTGAACAGCTGCTACATGTACCACGAGGAGGCATTGCGTTAATACCGTTAAGGGCATTTTGCCATACGCCGTCTAGGCCACGTTCGTCTAAACGGGGCTGCCAGTCTGCAGCTACGTGCAATTTAGGTGCGCCAAGAACGCCCGCTGCGTGACAGGCAACACAGGCAGAGTTGTAAACGTCTTCGCCTGACTTTGCACCGCCGGCTGCTGCGTTATTACCAGCGGCTTGTGC is from Alteromonas australica and encodes:
- a CDS encoding sensor domain-containing phosphodiesterase, whose translation is MSSDLTQYELTEEELRELIPQLQQLTDKYKRAERVQKALFDISELASSVSHLNRLYSAIHEIIADFMNADNFFVAFYEQDNNLVDFAYFVDEFDEQAVKQLPAEDMMDGMTGFILRTGQHLFYKREEEERFAKEHGIKLVGSQPFELLGVPLKRGSQVIGAMVVQTYDEGIHYSQEDLEVLLFVSQHIVTTVDRVKNRELTERTIRDRTRQLRKINDDLQEEILERQKVEALQQALFEISELAANLDGDMSVFYTSLHDILARLISAPNCYISTLSEDKQHLEFPYFSDKENESIESRPIGLGLTEFVLRTGQAELINPPRVLELAEAGEIDVSVAQTMLNSANSWLGSPLIVDGEISGIIAVQTYGKHAKYTARDLELLRFVSHHIAVTMERKRSTEAIQRYNSELEARVKERTAELDQANTFLKQQIEERKEIELKLIHDAHHDSLTDLPNRAMFTSRLELAIASKQRYSDNLFAVLFIDLDRFKVINDTLGHHAGDEFLIEVARRIALCIRGHDLLARLGGDEFVVLLDNFDEVSDVEEVASRIINSISEPFLLEGKEMYSGASIGIAHLEPYYRSADEVLRDADAAMYQAKTLGRGRFVMFDKSMRDRLIEELELENEFRRALREEEFDYFLQPVIDLRDDSALYHELYVRWSHPAYGKIAREQFRQVAEQSGLTLDLDLFQLRKACELLKHWRDSGEAPGRIAVNVSINHLLQASMVNKMVALVENYEVSPHELVFEFDENDLNRRSQYILPAIKKLKRAGITLVLDNFGSGLASLSYLFAYPFDFIKIDHRFVKSLPRSQRNLKLIQSVMLISEHLKFKVIAEGVDSTAQLSALTEIECNYAQGKILKQPKVLDMKQLAS
- a CDS encoding c-type cytochrome — its product is MKLKTWFTVAATALTVFAAQAQEMSDDEIADRIKPIGQVHVAGAQAAGNNAAAGGAKSGEDVYNSACVACHAAGVLGAPKLHVAADWQPRLDERGLDGVWQNALNGINAMPPRGTCSSCSDDEIKAAIEYMIEGI